CGCGGCGGAGGCCGGCTACGACTTCGTGATCCAGGCCGAAAGCGGACTGATGTCGATCACCGGCGAACCCGGCGGCGCGCCGATGAAGCTGGGCGTGGCCATCACGGATCTCGTCACCGGCATGAACGGCGTGCAGGCGATTCTGGCCGCGCTGCTGGCCCGGGCGCGCACCGGCCGCGGGCAGCACATTGACCTGGCGCTGCTGGATGGCGCGGTGTCGGTGCTGGCCAACGTCGGCGCGGGTTATCTGGCCGCGGGTCAGGCGCCGCAGCGGTTGGGCAATGCCCATCCCACGGTCGTGCCCTACCAAATCTTCGCGACGCGCGATGGCTCGTTCGCGCTGGCGGTGGGCAACGACGCGCAGTTCGCGCGGCTATGCGGGCTCGTCGGTCATCCCGAATGGCGAGACGATCCCGCGTATGCCACCAGCCGGGCGCGCGTGTTGAACCGCGAGCGGCTGATCCCGGCGCTGGAGCACATCTTTGCCGGTGAGGACACCGCACACTGGCTGGCGACCGTACGCGCGGCGGGCATCCCCGCCGGCGCGGTGCGCAGCGTGAACGAAGCGCTGGACGCGCCCGAGATCTCCGCACGTGGCCTGGTTGCCGATACGCCGGATGCGCGGCACGGCACGCTGCGTCTGCTGCGCTCGCCGCTGCGCCTTGCGGGCACGCCACCGCGCGAACCGGCGGCGCCACCACGCCTGGGCGAACACACCACACAGGTGCTCTCGCGCGTGCTGGCCCTGGACGAGGCCGCGCTGGAGCGTCTGCGCGCGCAAGGCGCCATCGCCTGACCCGAGCGTGCCGCCGCCCCGCCGTATCATGCGGCGTCTTCCCCCGCCAGGATTTCCGCCATGGATTTACGCCACCTGCAGCAGTTTCTCACCCTTGCCGAAACGCTGAACTTCCATCGCGCCGCGGAAAAACTGCACATGTCGCAGCCGCCGCTGTCGGTATCCATCCGCAAGCTCGAGGAACTGGTGGGGGTGCCGCTCTTTGTGCGCGGGCGCCAGGGCGTCAAGCTCACGGAGGCCGGGCTGGCCGCGTTGGATGAAGCGCGCCGAGCCCTGTTCCATGCCGAACAGTTCCGGCTGGCTGCTCGCGCGGGAGCCGCCGGCGAAGGCGGCACGGTGCGAATCGGCTTTGTGGGGTCGGCCACGCACGGCGTGCTGCCGCGCATCCTGCCGCTGTTTCGCCAGCGCTACCCAGGCGTCAACGTCGTGCTGCGCGAGGCGACCTCGATCCGCATCATGCAGGAACTTGAGGAAGACACCTTGGAAGTCGGCATCGTGCGCGTGCCGGTCGCCATGGGATCGAACGTGCGGCTGGCGCCGCTTACGACGGAGGACTTCGCGCTGGCCGTGCCCAAGGCCCACCCGCTGGCGCGGCGCCCCCGCGTGCGCCTGACCGACCTGGCGCAGGAGCCGTTCATCATGTACACCGCCACCGAGGCCGCGGGGCTGCGCATGGCGGCGATCAACGCGTGCCAGCTCCGCGGCTTCACGCCGCGCATCACGCAGGAGGCGGTGCAGGTGCAGACCTTGCTGAGCCTGGTCGAAAGCGGACTGGGCGTGGCCCTGGTGCCGGCCGGCGGCCGGCGCCATCCCGGCACCAGCGTCGTCACCAAGACGCTGACCGATTTTCCCGCGGGCGCCTCCATCGGCATCTCCCTGGCATGGAACCCCGCCACCGAACGCAGCGCCACCCGCAACTTGCGCGAAATGGCCATCCAGGCGTTTCGCAACAAAAACACGAAGTAACTTCCCCCGCTTGCGGCAATGCCGCAGGCAGGCTTAGGATGGTGCTTCGACCCTCACCACCGATTCGGGAGCACATCGTGAAGACAGTTGCTGAGCTTCTCAGGGAAAAGGCCAATCACGCCGTCGTGACGGTTTCGCCGGATTCGTCGGTCTTCGACGCGATCAAGACGATGGCCGATCGCAGCATCGGGGCGGTGGTGGTGGTGGAAGGCGACGTGGTGCTGGGCATGCTGACCGAACGCGATTACGCGCGCAAGATCGTGCTGCAGGACCGGTCGTCACGCACGACCAAGGTGCGCGACATCATGACGGACTCGGTGTATTACGTCAGTCCCACCGATACGCGGGAACACTGCATGGCCATGATGACCGAGCGCCATTTCCGCCATCTGCCAGTCATCGACAACGACAAACTCATCGGATTGCTGTCCATCGGCGACCTGGTCAAGGATGTGATGAGCGAGCAGAAATTCATCATTCATGAACTCGAGCGCTACATCACGGGGGAGCGCGGCTGAGGCATGAATGGGGCCGGCCGCGCCTCGCCGGCCGCGCCTAGCCGGCCGTCAATATCCTCGTCGCCGGGACGATGAGGCCCAGACCTGCGGCCAGCAGCAGCACGAACACCATCCGCTTGACCTTCTTCATCGAACCCTCGGTGCTGTAGCGCCGAGCGAACCACGTCACGCCGATCACGACCGGCAGTGCCTGCACGCTCAGCCAGAACGACGACGCCATGAACGCGCCCTGCCCCGTCACGAGCGCAAGGCGCACCGTGGCGTTCAGCGAAAACAGGATCAGCAGGCTGTTGCGGATGGTGGCCAGCGGCAGCGGCTGACGGTACAGGTGATACACCATGGGCGGCCCGGCGCTGGAAAACAGCCCGCCCAGCACGCCCGACACGCCCCCGAAGAACACGCTGGAAGTCCGGGACGACAACTGCGCCAGCGGCTGGGTGCGGGTCACGAGCAGAATGGCGCAGGCCAGGATGGTGACGCCCAGCAGCAACTGCAGCAGCACCGTCATGGACCCGCTGATCCACGTCAGCGCGGCCACGCCCACCCCGACACCGGCCAGGCTGCTGACCGCGGCGGGCGTCAGCAGCGACCAGTTCACCTGCGGCCTGGCGCGCAGCAAGGTGACGCCCGCATTGACCAGCGACAGCACGCTGACCACGTTGGCCACCTCGGATACCGAAGCAAGCTGGAACACACCCGACAGGCCCAGCAGCACCAGGCCGAATGCAAAGCCCGTCATCGTCTGGGCATAGGTGGCAAGCGCCACGCAGGCCAGAAACA
The DNA window shown above is from Achromobacter spanius and carries:
- a CDS encoding CaiB/BaiF CoA transferase family protein encodes the protein MSAEPRDDLPLSGIRVLDLSRVLAGPWCTQTLADLGAEVWKIEAPGNGDDTRGWSPPDVDGESTYFMCANRSKASIAVNLKHPEGQRIVRQLARDADVLVENYRLGALDAFGLSYDDLSALNPGLIYCSISGYGRTGPRAAEAGYDFVIQAESGLMSITGEPGGAPMKLGVAITDLVTGMNGVQAILAALLARARTGRGQHIDLALLDGAVSVLANVGAGYLAAGQAPQRLGNAHPTVVPYQIFATRDGSFALAVGNDAQFARLCGLVGHPEWRDDPAYATSRARVLNRERLIPALEHIFAGEDTAHWLATVRAAGIPAGAVRSVNEALDAPEISARGLVADTPDARHGTLRLLRSPLRLAGTPPREPAAPPRLGEHTTQVLSRVLALDEAALERLRAQGAIA
- a CDS encoding LysR family transcriptional regulator — protein: MDLRHLQQFLTLAETLNFHRAAEKLHMSQPPLSVSIRKLEELVGVPLFVRGRQGVKLTEAGLAALDEARRALFHAEQFRLAARAGAAGEGGTVRIGFVGSATHGVLPRILPLFRQRYPGVNVVLREATSIRIMQELEEDTLEVGIVRVPVAMGSNVRLAPLTTEDFALAVPKAHPLARRPRVRLTDLAQEPFIMYTATEAAGLRMAAINACQLRGFTPRITQEAVQVQTLLSLVESGLGVALVPAGGRRHPGTSVVTKTLTDFPAGASIGISLAWNPATERSATRNLREMAIQAFRNKNTK
- a CDS encoding TSUP family transporter; amino-acid sequence: MSIYQHLLFLACVALATYAQTMTGFAFGLVLLGLSGVFQLASVSEVANVVSVLSLVNAGVTLLRARPQVNWSLLTPAAVSSLAGVGVGVAALTWISGSMTVLLQLLLGVTILACAILLVTRTQPLAQLSSRTSSVFFGGVSGVLGGLFSSAGPPMVYHLYRQPLPLATIRNSLLILFSLNATVRLALVTGQGAFMASSFWLSVQALPVVIGVTWFARRYSTEGSMKKVKRMVFVLLLAAGLGLIVPATRILTAG
- a CDS encoding CBS domain-containing protein, whose protein sequence is MKTVAELLREKANHAVVTVSPDSSVFDAIKTMADRSIGAVVVVEGDVVLGMLTERDYARKIVLQDRSSRTTKVRDIMTDSVYYVSPTDTREHCMAMMTERHFRHLPVIDNDKLIGLLSIGDLVKDVMSEQKFIIHELERYITGERG